The following proteins are co-located in the Leishmania donovani BPK282A1 complete genome, chromosome 26 genome:
- a CDS encoding protein kinase, putative: MSNRSLHGGHTTIHNNNAYHDAAKEERQLQEQQKPSMPGSHAAVERMTAVQVVDRLRWWRTHRVREQPIPVDHFVLRGSYANYSSFGTRPLAPSVTRLLQKARTVRAQYLRTQQQPQHEAPRQSRQVSSLLMAPTAGASVRSASNERLGSDAGETERTTGCISEEEGQYGERQQRQLREMNDDAKEKVNNKRRAAVIASWPRSPRPLNEVAIACLGEPAGQRDSATDNITRISLSASGSAGTSPPLVRAVSGSAPSVDTPSGALYVPSEQEARVAERLLMLFRPRAASAPLRSRRYRCTAGRLDATSSEFSGEPPLQGDWGHAEATGLHHERMTRVSASDEITDVRRAPGAAEAVIVLHHAPRLVLYEKGLNPKAALRAAGISSDALESLDDAAAESSAELFALRNLPLFAFERFFYQQQLRGLAETRRSHTPGMRSASADASAESAGVPESDTASAPTGAAAGAVAAADTAVDDDIIANGDDAFFFGSPLTATLACSLKTVVPLSSVAAAAAPGSRGRDGRDAAARQAVQHRGRGRDDGSNRRRGGRAALRAVSVPALPPVYKGGCPQMTLATSHHHLSSGARLQQQQQSSNRPSPILSAGLRSSKAPQNGAHLCLRVDDLQDVYVFNPVVDMIGKGAFSKVYAAVPILRGKEGLRRFASPLLDGQAAPCGSDELSGSGPREGGRRVSTVRRVSPVRRNSSSTALRVDPAAGAAVGDAAGPLTDDETAKRRPHAQSLAASLHSIPVVALKVIPRKARQKPKAAPDPLATTHSTAAAAAGSVASNAQQAAQNDQNSVRRELVEIEREVSILRSLHHTGCSQFFEAIRTPDAFVIAMRVFPGSMDAQRYLSRYGAPSEARAALLLFQLVSTVQYLHTNFGLIHRDIKLENILLSEADAGVPDARIREVLGPALHKSDTSAMMTEIEGGRKGCASATTAAETRTAAQRRYSMLSRNVARLLRVTLIDFGLARRTRASTLSPIVAASRGRGAGAQHGSLNATITSPTHLASFPPTSASLAASHPHASHNPNSSSYSGSLGSPASSSAGCAAGVVMLANGGNSSSNSYTPAKPAPPKPPLLCRPPSAAVGAGTARLGSSSAGISAMERSTPRAGMPSPMPSTANMFTRFLDLEEEMDEEENGGAAGTSNTTANTTTKVGDLGRGGRRDMAENEDDSGAFSTDVSASETDCESEGGSTAEPKEGSAPNGEERLETGPQQEHVARKALISPSVLRAHPQTPPGSAIIVSPPLPPTPMLLSSTTAFTLDHFNAENSSSSCNTSGPAAGGAGLRNRCASCIYTSHQQLSPAPPVVAAGVSSAPDDTEATLLLTPCGTEKYLPPEVLSWILEHGWARRSTTVGLARAMDLYSIGIVAYVLLSGCFPFNASSRATLLQQQQRVPRCNSARWTGVSSAAISFVQRLLEPNPRKRMTAKEALEHPFLHEARQLAEKLSLVPHGEGEEASHPSTWRDGSHMDNHHRHSIGGTGRHFEDDANVHARSHWATSTTATTNLPHSAPSPTHPDHTHSGAAIERASTQPSSSVSLAVYDSQRRHAGGPCELAAANEPSPLSSNSGADGGGELLCHHVESGTAPTATSISSGCRLSDAPRVCRSSDECERDDVRASVTRDVPGKVQPLLQVCKESPYSTTPPVPVTPTLAKPCTAALARAASIELPALSSLVAHPAKPSPSSTLYFTATGTTASADGGRAERATLPEPESAAAGSSAPALAPGSKDAAAANRPVSLSPAATTSTARATEGGEDDLFESLYNNIMSSD; the protein is encoded by the coding sequence ATGTCTAATAGATCCCTGCATGGCGGGCACACCACCAtacacaacaacaacgcatACCATGACGCCGCCAAGGAGGAGCGCCAGCTtcaggagcagcagaagcccTCCATGCCCGGAagccacgccgccgtcgagcgGATGACGGCAGTGCAAGTTGTCGACCGgctgcgctggtggcgcaCCCATCGTGTGCGTGAGCAGCCCATCCCAGTCGATCACTttgtgctgcgcggcagctaCGCCAACTACTCCTCGTTCGGCACGCGCCCCCTCGCTCCCAGTGTGACGCGACTGCTGCAGAAGGCACGCACGGTGCGGGCGCAGTACCTCCGTAcacaacagcagccacaACACGAGGCGCCACGGCAAAGCCGACAAGTCTCGAGTCTGCTAATGGCCCCCACAGCGGGGGCATCCGTGCGCAGTGCTTCGAATGAGCGACTGGGCAGCGATGCGGGGGAGACGGAGCGCACCACAGGTTGCATTTCAGAAGAGGAGGGCCAGTATGgcgagcgccagcagcggcagctccgtgaGATGAATGATGATGCGAAGGAAAAGGTGAACAACAAGCGCCGAGCCGCTGTCATCGCATCCTGGCCGCGGTCGCCGCGTCCCCTCAACGAGGTTGCCATTGCCTGCCTCGGAGAGCCGGCAGGGCAGCGTGATTCGGCCACTGATAATATTACCCGCATCTCACTCTCGGCGTCAGGTTCAGCCGGcacctctccacctctcGTCAGAGCAGTGTCCGGGTCTGCTCCGAGTGTCGATACGCCTTCCGGTGCGTTGTATGTTCCCTCGGAACAGGAAGCGCGCGTCGCTGAGCGACTGCTCATGCTGTTCAGaccgcgcgccgcctcggcaccgctgcgATCACGTCGGTATCGGTGCACCGCAGGACGCCTTGATGCCACGTCCAGTGAATTCAGCGGTGAGCCCCCTCTTCAGGGCGATTGGGGACACGCGGAGGCCACTGGGCTGCACCATGAGCGCATGACACGCGTTTCCGCCTCTGACGAGATAACGGATGTTCGCCGCGCCCCCGGCGCAGCCGAAGCTGTGATTGTCCTGCACCACGCCCCGCGGCTCGTCTTGTACGAGAAGGGGTTGAACCCGAAGGCGGCACTGCGGGCCGCCGGCATCTCGTCGGATGCCCTCGAAAGTCtcgacgacgctgcggcggagagcTCAGCAGAACTTTTCGCGCTGAGGAACCTACCCTTGTTCGCATTTGAGCGCTTCTTttatcagcagcagctccgcgggCTGGCGGAGACGAGGCGGAGCCATACGCCGGGGATGCGGTCAGCATCGGCAGACGCCAGCGCGGAGAGCGCTGGGGTCCCTGAGAGCGACACGGCTTCCGCTCCgacgggtgctgctgctggtgctgttgCGGCGGCAGACACTGCCGTGGACGACGACATCATTGCAAATGGTGATGACGCATTCTTCTTCGGGTCGCCCTTGACGGCGACCTTAGCGTGCTCGCTGAAAACTGTCGTGCCACTGTCGTCGgttgcggcagctgcggctcccGGTTCACGTGGTCGAGACGGACGAGACGCTGCGGCCCGGCAAGCTGTACAGCATCGCGGCCGTGGTcgagacgacggcagcaatcgcaggaggggaggccgggcagcgctgcgtgctGTCTCAGTGCCGGCCCTGCCGCCAGTGTACAAGGGCGGATGCCCACAGATGACTCTCGCTACGTCGCATCACCACCTCAGTTCcggcgcgcggctgcagcaacaacagcagagCTCGAATCGTCCCTCTCCGATTCTCTCGGCGGGGCTGCGCTCCAGCAAGGCGCCGCAGAACGGTGCTCATCTGTGCCTCCGTGTGGATGACCTGCAGGATGTGTACGTGTTCAACCCAGTTGTGGACATGATCGGCAAGGGTGCCTTCTCCAAGGTATACGCGGCGGTTCCCATCCTTCGCGGAAAAGAGGGACTTCGGCGCTTCGCCTCGCCGTTGCTGGACGGGCAGGCGGCCccgtgcggcagcgacgagctCAGTGGCAGTGGCCCACGGGAGGGGGGCAGGCGCGTTTCAACGGTGCGGAGGGTGAGCCCAGTACGCCGGAACTCGTCCTCTACCGCGCTGCGTGTGGAccctgccgccggcgcggctgtcggcgacgcggccggGCCACTCACAGATGATGAGACGGCGAAGCGCAGACCGCACGCACAGTCACTGGCGGCGTCTCTACACTCTATTCCCGTTGTCGCACTCAAGGTGATCCCGCGCAAGGCACGCCAGAAGCCGAAGGCGGCGCCTGATCCGCTTGCCACCACGCActccactgccgctgccgcggcaggaaGCGTCGCTTCGAACGCGCAGCAAGCAGCGCAGAACGACCAAAACAGCGTGCGTCGCGAACTCGTCGAGATCGAGCGCGAGGTCTCGATCCTGCGCAGTCTTCACCACACCGGCTGTTCGCAGTTCTTCGAGGCGATCCGCACCCCAGACGCCTTCGTCATCGCGATGCGCGTCTTCCCTGGCAGCATGGATGCACAGCGCTACCTCTCCCGCTACGGGGCACCGTCAGAGGCGCGGGCGGCCCTGCTGCTCTTCCAGCTCGTCTCCACGGTGCAATATCTGCACACCAACTTTGGACTTATCCACCGCGACATTAAGCTGGAGAACATTCTCCTTTCCGAGGCCGACGCCGGAGTTCCTGACGCGCGCATCCGCGAGGTGCTTGGGCCGGCTTTGCACAAGTCCGACACGTCAGCCATGATGACCGAGATCGAGGGTGGCCGAAAAGGCTGCGCCTCGGCGACGACCGCCGCCGAAACCCGGACAGCTGCACAGCGCCGCTATTCGATGCTGTCCCGCAACGTGGCACGACTGCTGCGAGTGACCCTCATCGACTTCGGGCTCGCTCGCCGCACCCGTGCAAGTACCCTGTCACCGATCGTTGCCGCGTCGCGCGGGCGCGGTGCAGGGGCGCAACACGGCAGCCTGAACGCGACCATCACGTCGCCAACTCACCTTGCCTCTTTCCCACCCACCAGTGCATCCCTCGCGGCCAGCCACCCGCATGCCTCTCACAACccgaacagcagcagctacaGTGGCAGCCTCGGCTCACCAGCGTCGTCCAGCGCGGGGTGTGCTGCCGGTGTAGTGATGCTCGCCAATGGCGGGAACAGCTCCAGCAACAGCTACACGCCGGCCAAACCGGCTCCAccgaagccgccgctgctttgtCGGCCACCCAGCGCGGCTGTCGGTGCTGGCACGGCACGCCTTGGGTCAAGTAGTGCGGGCATCAGCGCCATGGAACGGAGCACGCCGCGTGCTGGTATGCCTTCGCCGATGCCGTCCACGGCAAACATGTTCACCCGCTTCCTCGAcctcgaggaggagatggatgAGGAGGAAaacggtggcgcagcgggcacaTCGAACACGACCGCCAACACAACCACGAAAGTCGGTGACCTCGGCCGGGGTGGTCGACGGGACATGGCCGAGAACGAGGACGACAGTGGCGCCTTCAGCACCGACGTGAGTGCGTCGGAGACGGACTGCGAGTCGgaaggcggcagcaccgctgaaCCAAAGGAAGGGAGCGCACCGAACGGGGAGGAGCGCCTCGAAACAGGACCACAGCAGGAGCATGTGGCGCGCAAAGCACTCATATCTCCCAGCGTGCTGAGAGCGCACCCACAGACGCCACCGGGATCAGCGATAATAGtgtcgcctcctctgcctccgaCCCCGATGCTCCtgtccagcaccaccgcttTTACCCTCGATCACTTCAACGCAGAAAAcagtagcagcagctgcaacacCAGCGGCCCCGCTGCGGGCGGTGCTGGCCTGCGCAACAGATGTGCTAGCTGTATCTACACTTCCCATCAGCAGCTGTCACCGGCGCCTCCAGTCGTCGCGGCTGGTGTGAGCTCAGCGCCGGATGACACCGAGGCAACACTGCTGCTCACTCCGTGCGGCACAGAGAAGTACCTCCCGCCCGAGGTGCTGTCTTGGATCCTGGAGCACGGCTGGGCGCGGCGCTCGACGACGGTGGGCCTCGCCCGCGCCATGGACCTGTATTCGATTGGCATCGTTGCATACGTGCTGCTCAGCGGCTGCTTTCCCTTCAACGCGTCCTCGCGGGCAacgctgcttcagcagcagcagcgggtgcCGCGGTGCAACAGCGCTCGCTGGACTGGCGTGAGCAGCGCGGCCATCTCATTCGTGCAGCGGTTGCTAGAGCCGAACCCACGGAAGCGTATGACGGCGAAGGAGGCTCTTGAGCATCCGTTCCTGCACGAGGCTCGTCAGCTCGCCGAGAAGCTGTCGCTCGTGCcacacggagagggagaggaggcgtCACACCCGTCGACTTGGCGGGACGGTAGTCACATGGACaatcaccaccgccacagcatCGGCGGCACCGGTCGCCACTTCGAAGACGACGCCAACGTGCATGCGCGGTCGCACTGGGCCACGAGCACCACGGCAACGACTAACTTGCCGCactcggcgccgtcgccaacgCACCCTGACCACACGCACTCTGGTGCTGCGATCGAGAGGGCGTCGACGCAGCCGAGTAGCAGCGTGAGCCTCGCCGTCTACGACTctcagcgccgtcacgcagGTGGCCCGTGCGAGCTGGCGGCAGCAAATGAGCCATCACCGctgagcagcaacagcggcgccgacggtggcggcgagctgCTATGTCATCACGTGGAGAGTGGCACTGCGCCAACTGCAACGAGCATCAGCAGTGGATGTCGTCTGTCCGACGCACCccgcgtgtgccgcagcagcgacgagtGCGAGAGAGATGATGTGCGCGCCTCCGTTACTCGTGATGTGCCTGGAAAGGTGCAGCCACTGCTGCAGGTTTGCAAGGAGAGTCCATACTCGACAACACCACCGGTGCCTGTCACGCCGACGTTGGCCAAAccgtgcacggcagcgctggcaagGGCGGCATCGATCGAGCTACCCGCCCTCTCCTCGTTGGTGGCGCATCCAGCGAAACCCTCACCGTCTTCTACTCTTTATTTTACCGCGACAGGCACGACAGCGTCTGCCGACGGCGGTCgggcggagagggcgacgctgccggagcCAGAATCTGCCGCAGCAGGATCATCGGCaccagcgctggcgccgggCAGTAAggatgcagcagccgcaaaTCGGCCTGTTTCTCTTTCGCCGGCCGCTACGACCAGCACTGCGAGGGCGACGGAGGGTGGCGAAGACGACTTATTCGAGTCTCTCTACAACAACATCATGTCGAGCGACTGA